The Lycium barbarum isolate Lr01 chromosome 12, ASM1917538v2, whole genome shotgun sequence genome includes a region encoding these proteins:
- the LOC132621371 gene encoding uncharacterized protein LOC132621371 isoform X1: MSMFGDLRGVKWRIDLGILPCSPDPSIDHLRRLTADSRRRYASLRRQLLIDPHVPKDGSNSPDFVMDNPLSQNPDSMWSRFFRNAELERMVDQDLSRLYPERGSYFQTPACQAMLRRILLLWCLRHPQCGYRQGMHELLAPLLYVLQADIELLSEVRNLYEDHFADKFDSFSFHENDFTYKFDFQKISESEEDENRCESSPLKITELDTKIQRIVLLSDAYGSEGELGIVLSEKFMEHDAYCMFDALMIGAGGAVAMAEFFSHSPYGTGFPPVIEASAALYHLLSLIDSSLHSHLVELGVEPQYFALRWLRVLFGREFALEDLLIIWDEIFACENNKLEKSSADSSCSVLNSKRGAFISAYAVTMILHLRPSLLATENATVCLQRLLNFPDDTSLEKLIAKAKSLQALAVDANNTTPLVGDYGRSKSTVMRGHSHSIDLSSQRTPLYLVPESYWEEKWTVVHKEEEHKQNSIQKQTSKQRKGWSEKFRLHLPRTKPDPFPSKVDNGRKGPKLSVRKKLLKDLAQELGSDEDVIKQIGDDNVQEKNPVAVNVQDGDNRDDLTEGTWSSRNAATEQNASIFSDPPSPIGHAGDPEIRSESSVASNFYADENNVDANKGEVSRTNPGSSPIPILDSACLKSEPNDASGNIYTTGLKEQRFLSGKFQRLWKFGQNADEGTSERSRRCDSIKACNGGNNLTTPAESSTADASHNNEIIKGETVDENVIATLRNLGQSMRENIQVIESEFQQDQGHVGTFVNVSKKDSAGKSQGTAMAAVEELWKISNLLSEM, encoded by the exons ATGTCCATGTTTGGAGATCTGAGGGGGGTCAAGTGGCGTATTGATTTGGGTATTTTGCCTTGCTCTCCCGATCCATCCATCGATCATCTTCGTCGCCTCACAGCCGACTCCCGTAGGAG GTATGCTTCTTTGAGGCGGCAGCTTCTAATTGATCCACATGTTCCTAAAGATGGGAGTAATTCTCCTGATTTTGTTATGGACAATCCACTCTCACAAAATCCTG ATAGCATGTGGAGTCGCTTCTTCAGGAATGCTGAACTGGAGAGAATGGTTGATCAGGATCTCTCTCGTCTATATCCTGAGCGTGGTAGCTACTTTCAAACACCTGCATGCCAAGCCATGTTGAGAAGAATATTGCTGCTTTGGTGCCTTAGACATCCACAGTGCGGCTACAGGCAAG GGATGCATGAACTATTGGCCCCACTTCTCTACGTTCTTCAAGCCGATATTGAGCTGCTTTCTGAAGTGAGGAATCTTTATGAAGATCATTTTGCTGACAAATTTGATAGTTTCTCATTTCATGAAAATgattttacatataaatttgaTTTCCAAAAAATTTCAGAATCTGAGGAAGATGAAAATAGATGTGAAAGCAGTCCACTGAAAATTACGGAACTAGATACCAAGATACAACGCATTGTTTTACTGAGTGATGCTTACGGAAGTGAAGGTGAGCTTGGTATTGTTTTGTCTGAGAAGTTTATGGAACACGATGCATACTGTATGTTTGATGCTCTGATGATTGGGGCTGGTGGTGCAGTTGCCATGGCAGAGTTTTTCTCCCATTCACCATATGGTACCGGGTTTCCCCCTGTCATTGAAGCTTCAGCAGCACTTTACCATTTGCTCTCACTTATTGATTCCTCTCTCCATAGCCACCTTGTCGAGCTAGGGGTTGAACCGCAATACTTTGCACTTCGTTGGTTACGAGTACTATTTGGGCGCGAATTTGCACTTGAAGACCTATTGATAATCTGGGATGAGATATTTGCGTGTGAAAACAACAAGTTGGAGAAATCTTCTGCTGACTCCAGCTGTAGTGTCTTGAATTCTAAAAGAGGAGCATTCATCTCAGCTTATGCAGTTACTATGATACTTCACTTGAGACCTTCACTACTTGCCACCGAAAATGCTACTGTGTGCCTCCAAAGATTACTAAATTTTCCAGATGACACAAGTCTAGAAAAACTGATAGCAAAGGCAAAATCCTTGCAGGCTTTGGCAGTGGATGCCAACAATACAACTCCCTTAGTTGGAGACTATGGTAGAAGTAAGTCAACAGTCATGAGAGGTCATAGCCATTCAATTGATTTAAGCTCCCAAAGAACTCCTCTCTATTTGGTACCAGAAAGCTATTGGGAAGAAAAGTGGACAGTTGTACACAAAGAAGAAGAGCACAAGCAAAATAGCATACAGAAACAAACTTCAAAGCAAAGAAAAGGTTGGTCTGAGAAATTTAGGTTGCATCTTCCTAGAACCAAGCCTGATCCATTCCCATCTAAGGTTGATAATGGAAGAAAAGGTCCCAAGTTATCGGTTAGGAAAAAATTGTTGAAAGATTTGGCTCAGGAGCTTGGTTCTGATGAAGATGTAATTAAGCAGATTGGTGATGATAATGTACAGGAGAAAAATCCAGTTGCGGTGAATGTACAAGATGGTGACAATAGAGATGATTTAACTGAGGGAACGTGGTCAAGCAGAAATGCTGCTACTGAACAGAATGCTTCTATTTTCTCGGATCCCCCAAGTCCTATTGGCCATGCTGGTGATCCTGAAATTAGATCTGAAAGTAGTGTTGCATCAAACTTCTATGCAGATGAAAATAACGTTGATGCCAATAAAGGTGAGGTGTCCAGAACTAATCCAGGAAGCTCACCCATCCCTATTTTGGATTCAGCCTGTTTAAAATCTGAACCCAATGATGCCTCGGGGAACATATATACAACAGGCTTGAAGGAGCAGAGATTTCTTTCTGGTAAATTTCAGAGGTTGTGGAAATTTGGACAAAATGCTGATGAGGGAACGTCCGAAAGAAGTCGTCGGTGTGATTCCATAAAAGCTTGCAATGGTGGGAATAATCTGACCACTCCGGCTGAATCTTCTACAGCTGATGCATCTCATAACAATGAAATTATCAAAGGGGAAACTGTAGACGAGAATGTTATAGCTACATTGAGAAATCTTGGACAGTCAATGCGCGAGAATATCCAA GTGATTGAGTCTGAGTTCCAGCAAGATCAGGGTCATGTTGGGACCTTCGTGAACGTCTCTAAGAAGGATTCGGCTGGTAAAAGTCAAGGAACAGCCATGGCAGCTGTTGAGGAACTTTGGAAAATCAGCAACCTCTTATCAGAGATGTAA
- the LOC132621371 gene encoding uncharacterized protein LOC132621371 isoform X2, translated as MSMFGDLRGVKWRIDLGILPCSPDPSIDHLRRLTADSRRRYASLRRQLLIDPHVPKDGSNSPDFVMDNPLSQNPDSMWSRFFRNAELERMVDQDLSRLYPERGSYFQTPACQAMLRRILLLWCLRHPQCGYRQGMHELLAPLLYVLQADIELLSEVRNLYEDHFADKFDSFSFHENDFTYKFDFQKISESEEDENRCESSPLKITELDTKIQRIVLLSDAYGSEVAMAEFFSHSPYGTGFPPVIEASAALYHLLSLIDSSLHSHLVELGVEPQYFALRWLRVLFGREFALEDLLIIWDEIFACENNKLEKSSADSSCSVLNSKRGAFISAYAVTMILHLRPSLLATENATVCLQRLLNFPDDTSLEKLIAKAKSLQALAVDANNTTPLVGDYGRSKSTVMRGHSHSIDLSSQRTPLYLVPESYWEEKWTVVHKEEEHKQNSIQKQTSKQRKGWSEKFRLHLPRTKPDPFPSKVDNGRKGPKLSVRKKLLKDLAQELGSDEDVIKQIGDDNVQEKNPVAVNVQDGDNRDDLTEGTWSSRNAATEQNASIFSDPPSPIGHAGDPEIRSESSVASNFYADENNVDANKGEVSRTNPGSSPIPILDSACLKSEPNDASGNIYTTGLKEQRFLSGKFQRLWKFGQNADEGTSERSRRCDSIKACNGGNNLTTPAESSTADASHNNEIIKGETVDENVIATLRNLGQSMRENIQVIESEFQQDQGHVGTFVNVSKKDSAGKSQGTAMAAVEELWKISNLLSEM; from the exons ATGTCCATGTTTGGAGATCTGAGGGGGGTCAAGTGGCGTATTGATTTGGGTATTTTGCCTTGCTCTCCCGATCCATCCATCGATCATCTTCGTCGCCTCACAGCCGACTCCCGTAGGAG GTATGCTTCTTTGAGGCGGCAGCTTCTAATTGATCCACATGTTCCTAAAGATGGGAGTAATTCTCCTGATTTTGTTATGGACAATCCACTCTCACAAAATCCTG ATAGCATGTGGAGTCGCTTCTTCAGGAATGCTGAACTGGAGAGAATGGTTGATCAGGATCTCTCTCGTCTATATCCTGAGCGTGGTAGCTACTTTCAAACACCTGCATGCCAAGCCATGTTGAGAAGAATATTGCTGCTTTGGTGCCTTAGACATCCACAGTGCGGCTACAGGCAAG GGATGCATGAACTATTGGCCCCACTTCTCTACGTTCTTCAAGCCGATATTGAGCTGCTTTCTGAAGTGAGGAATCTTTATGAAGATCATTTTGCTGACAAATTTGATAGTTTCTCATTTCATGAAAATgattttacatataaatttgaTTTCCAAAAAATTTCAGAATCTGAGGAAGATGAAAATAGATGTGAAAGCAGTCCACTGAAAATTACGGAACTAGATACCAAGATACAACGCATTGTTTTACTGAGTGATGCTTACGGAAGTGAAG TTGCCATGGCAGAGTTTTTCTCCCATTCACCATATGGTACCGGGTTTCCCCCTGTCATTGAAGCTTCAGCAGCACTTTACCATTTGCTCTCACTTATTGATTCCTCTCTCCATAGCCACCTTGTCGAGCTAGGGGTTGAACCGCAATACTTTGCACTTCGTTGGTTACGAGTACTATTTGGGCGCGAATTTGCACTTGAAGACCTATTGATAATCTGGGATGAGATATTTGCGTGTGAAAACAACAAGTTGGAGAAATCTTCTGCTGACTCCAGCTGTAGTGTCTTGAATTCTAAAAGAGGAGCATTCATCTCAGCTTATGCAGTTACTATGATACTTCACTTGAGACCTTCACTACTTGCCACCGAAAATGCTACTGTGTGCCTCCAAAGATTACTAAATTTTCCAGATGACACAAGTCTAGAAAAACTGATAGCAAAGGCAAAATCCTTGCAGGCTTTGGCAGTGGATGCCAACAATACAACTCCCTTAGTTGGAGACTATGGTAGAAGTAAGTCAACAGTCATGAGAGGTCATAGCCATTCAATTGATTTAAGCTCCCAAAGAACTCCTCTCTATTTGGTACCAGAAAGCTATTGGGAAGAAAAGTGGACAGTTGTACACAAAGAAGAAGAGCACAAGCAAAATAGCATACAGAAACAAACTTCAAAGCAAAGAAAAGGTTGGTCTGAGAAATTTAGGTTGCATCTTCCTAGAACCAAGCCTGATCCATTCCCATCTAAGGTTGATAATGGAAGAAAAGGTCCCAAGTTATCGGTTAGGAAAAAATTGTTGAAAGATTTGGCTCAGGAGCTTGGTTCTGATGAAGATGTAATTAAGCAGATTGGTGATGATAATGTACAGGAGAAAAATCCAGTTGCGGTGAATGTACAAGATGGTGACAATAGAGATGATTTAACTGAGGGAACGTGGTCAAGCAGAAATGCTGCTACTGAACAGAATGCTTCTATTTTCTCGGATCCCCCAAGTCCTATTGGCCATGCTGGTGATCCTGAAATTAGATCTGAAAGTAGTGTTGCATCAAACTTCTATGCAGATGAAAATAACGTTGATGCCAATAAAGGTGAGGTGTCCAGAACTAATCCAGGAAGCTCACCCATCCCTATTTTGGATTCAGCCTGTTTAAAATCTGAACCCAATGATGCCTCGGGGAACATATATACAACAGGCTTGAAGGAGCAGAGATTTCTTTCTGGTAAATTTCAGAGGTTGTGGAAATTTGGACAAAATGCTGATGAGGGAACGTCCGAAAGAAGTCGTCGGTGTGATTCCATAAAAGCTTGCAATGGTGGGAATAATCTGACCACTCCGGCTGAATCTTCTACAGCTGATGCATCTCATAACAATGAAATTATCAAAGGGGAAACTGTAGACGAGAATGTTATAGCTACATTGAGAAATCTTGGACAGTCAATGCGCGAGAATATCCAA GTGATTGAGTCTGAGTTCCAGCAAGATCAGGGTCATGTTGGGACCTTCGTGAACGTCTCTAAGAAGGATTCGGCTGGTAAAAGTCAAGGAACAGCCATGGCAGCTGTTGAGGAACTTTGGAAAATCAGCAACCTCTTATCAGAGATGTAA
- the LOC132621371 gene encoding uncharacterized protein LOC132621371 isoform X3 yields MWSRFFRNAELERMVDQDLSRLYPERGSYFQTPACQAMLRRILLLWCLRHPQCGYRQGMHELLAPLLYVLQADIELLSEVRNLYEDHFADKFDSFSFHENDFTYKFDFQKISESEEDENRCESSPLKITELDTKIQRIVLLSDAYGSEGELGIVLSEKFMEHDAYCMFDALMIGAGGAVAMAEFFSHSPYGTGFPPVIEASAALYHLLSLIDSSLHSHLVELGVEPQYFALRWLRVLFGREFALEDLLIIWDEIFACENNKLEKSSADSSCSVLNSKRGAFISAYAVTMILHLRPSLLATENATVCLQRLLNFPDDTSLEKLIAKAKSLQALAVDANNTTPLVGDYGRSKSTVMRGHSHSIDLSSQRTPLYLVPESYWEEKWTVVHKEEEHKQNSIQKQTSKQRKGWSEKFRLHLPRTKPDPFPSKVDNGRKGPKLSVRKKLLKDLAQELGSDEDVIKQIGDDNVQEKNPVAVNVQDGDNRDDLTEGTWSSRNAATEQNASIFSDPPSPIGHAGDPEIRSESSVASNFYADENNVDANKGEVSRTNPGSSPIPILDSACLKSEPNDASGNIYTTGLKEQRFLSGKFQRLWKFGQNADEGTSERSRRCDSIKACNGGNNLTTPAESSTADASHNNEIIKGETVDENVIATLRNLGQSMRENIQVIESEFQQDQGHVGTFVNVSKKDSAGKSQGTAMAAVEELWKISNLLSEM; encoded by the exons ATGTGGAGTCGCTTCTTCAGGAATGCTGAACTGGAGAGAATGGTTGATCAGGATCTCTCTCGTCTATATCCTGAGCGTGGTAGCTACTTTCAAACACCTGCATGCCAAGCCATGTTGAGAAGAATATTGCTGCTTTGGTGCCTTAGACATCCACAGTGCGGCTACAGGCAAG GGATGCATGAACTATTGGCCCCACTTCTCTACGTTCTTCAAGCCGATATTGAGCTGCTTTCTGAAGTGAGGAATCTTTATGAAGATCATTTTGCTGACAAATTTGATAGTTTCTCATTTCATGAAAATgattttacatataaatttgaTTTCCAAAAAATTTCAGAATCTGAGGAAGATGAAAATAGATGTGAAAGCAGTCCACTGAAAATTACGGAACTAGATACCAAGATACAACGCATTGTTTTACTGAGTGATGCTTACGGAAGTGAAGGTGAGCTTGGTATTGTTTTGTCTGAGAAGTTTATGGAACACGATGCATACTGTATGTTTGATGCTCTGATGATTGGGGCTGGTGGTGCAGTTGCCATGGCAGAGTTTTTCTCCCATTCACCATATGGTACCGGGTTTCCCCCTGTCATTGAAGCTTCAGCAGCACTTTACCATTTGCTCTCACTTATTGATTCCTCTCTCCATAGCCACCTTGTCGAGCTAGGGGTTGAACCGCAATACTTTGCACTTCGTTGGTTACGAGTACTATTTGGGCGCGAATTTGCACTTGAAGACCTATTGATAATCTGGGATGAGATATTTGCGTGTGAAAACAACAAGTTGGAGAAATCTTCTGCTGACTCCAGCTGTAGTGTCTTGAATTCTAAAAGAGGAGCATTCATCTCAGCTTATGCAGTTACTATGATACTTCACTTGAGACCTTCACTACTTGCCACCGAAAATGCTACTGTGTGCCTCCAAAGATTACTAAATTTTCCAGATGACACAAGTCTAGAAAAACTGATAGCAAAGGCAAAATCCTTGCAGGCTTTGGCAGTGGATGCCAACAATACAACTCCCTTAGTTGGAGACTATGGTAGAAGTAAGTCAACAGTCATGAGAGGTCATAGCCATTCAATTGATTTAAGCTCCCAAAGAACTCCTCTCTATTTGGTACCAGAAAGCTATTGGGAAGAAAAGTGGACAGTTGTACACAAAGAAGAAGAGCACAAGCAAAATAGCATACAGAAACAAACTTCAAAGCAAAGAAAAGGTTGGTCTGAGAAATTTAGGTTGCATCTTCCTAGAACCAAGCCTGATCCATTCCCATCTAAGGTTGATAATGGAAGAAAAGGTCCCAAGTTATCGGTTAGGAAAAAATTGTTGAAAGATTTGGCTCAGGAGCTTGGTTCTGATGAAGATGTAATTAAGCAGATTGGTGATGATAATGTACAGGAGAAAAATCCAGTTGCGGTGAATGTACAAGATGGTGACAATAGAGATGATTTAACTGAGGGAACGTGGTCAAGCAGAAATGCTGCTACTGAACAGAATGCTTCTATTTTCTCGGATCCCCCAAGTCCTATTGGCCATGCTGGTGATCCTGAAATTAGATCTGAAAGTAGTGTTGCATCAAACTTCTATGCAGATGAAAATAACGTTGATGCCAATAAAGGTGAGGTGTCCAGAACTAATCCAGGAAGCTCACCCATCCCTATTTTGGATTCAGCCTGTTTAAAATCTGAACCCAATGATGCCTCGGGGAACATATATACAACAGGCTTGAAGGAGCAGAGATTTCTTTCTGGTAAATTTCAGAGGTTGTGGAAATTTGGACAAAATGCTGATGAGGGAACGTCCGAAAGAAGTCGTCGGTGTGATTCCATAAAAGCTTGCAATGGTGGGAATAATCTGACCACTCCGGCTGAATCTTCTACAGCTGATGCATCTCATAACAATGAAATTATCAAAGGGGAAACTGTAGACGAGAATGTTATAGCTACATTGAGAAATCTTGGACAGTCAATGCGCGAGAATATCCAA GTGATTGAGTCTGAGTTCCAGCAAGATCAGGGTCATGTTGGGACCTTCGTGAACGTCTCTAAGAAGGATTCGGCTGGTAAAAGTCAAGGAACAGCCATGGCAGCTGTTGAGGAACTTTGGAAAATCAGCAACCTCTTATCAGAGATGTAA
- the LOC132621371 gene encoding uncharacterized protein LOC132621371 isoform X4, with protein MHELLAPLLYVLQADIELLSEVRNLYEDHFADKFDSFSFHENDFTYKFDFQKISESEEDENRCESSPLKITELDTKIQRIVLLSDAYGSEGELGIVLSEKFMEHDAYCMFDALMIGAGGAVAMAEFFSHSPYGTGFPPVIEASAALYHLLSLIDSSLHSHLVELGVEPQYFALRWLRVLFGREFALEDLLIIWDEIFACENNKLEKSSADSSCSVLNSKRGAFISAYAVTMILHLRPSLLATENATVCLQRLLNFPDDTSLEKLIAKAKSLQALAVDANNTTPLVGDYGRSKSTVMRGHSHSIDLSSQRTPLYLVPESYWEEKWTVVHKEEEHKQNSIQKQTSKQRKGWSEKFRLHLPRTKPDPFPSKVDNGRKGPKLSVRKKLLKDLAQELGSDEDVIKQIGDDNVQEKNPVAVNVQDGDNRDDLTEGTWSSRNAATEQNASIFSDPPSPIGHAGDPEIRSESSVASNFYADENNVDANKGEVSRTNPGSSPIPILDSACLKSEPNDASGNIYTTGLKEQRFLSGKFQRLWKFGQNADEGTSERSRRCDSIKACNGGNNLTTPAESSTADASHNNEIIKGETVDENVIATLRNLGQSMRENIQVIESEFQQDQGHVGTFVNVSKKDSAGKSQGTAMAAVEELWKISNLLSEM; from the exons ATGCATGAACTATTGGCCCCACTTCTCTACGTTCTTCAAGCCGATATTGAGCTGCTTTCTGAAGTGAGGAATCTTTATGAAGATCATTTTGCTGACAAATTTGATAGTTTCTCATTTCATGAAAATgattttacatataaatttgaTTTCCAAAAAATTTCAGAATCTGAGGAAGATGAAAATAGATGTGAAAGCAGTCCACTGAAAATTACGGAACTAGATACCAAGATACAACGCATTGTTTTACTGAGTGATGCTTACGGAAGTGAAGGTGAGCTTGGTATTGTTTTGTCTGAGAAGTTTATGGAACACGATGCATACTGTATGTTTGATGCTCTGATGATTGGGGCTGGTGGTGCAGTTGCCATGGCAGAGTTTTTCTCCCATTCACCATATGGTACCGGGTTTCCCCCTGTCATTGAAGCTTCAGCAGCACTTTACCATTTGCTCTCACTTATTGATTCCTCTCTCCATAGCCACCTTGTCGAGCTAGGGGTTGAACCGCAATACTTTGCACTTCGTTGGTTACGAGTACTATTTGGGCGCGAATTTGCACTTGAAGACCTATTGATAATCTGGGATGAGATATTTGCGTGTGAAAACAACAAGTTGGAGAAATCTTCTGCTGACTCCAGCTGTAGTGTCTTGAATTCTAAAAGAGGAGCATTCATCTCAGCTTATGCAGTTACTATGATACTTCACTTGAGACCTTCACTACTTGCCACCGAAAATGCTACTGTGTGCCTCCAAAGATTACTAAATTTTCCAGATGACACAAGTCTAGAAAAACTGATAGCAAAGGCAAAATCCTTGCAGGCTTTGGCAGTGGATGCCAACAATACAACTCCCTTAGTTGGAGACTATGGTAGAAGTAAGTCAACAGTCATGAGAGGTCATAGCCATTCAATTGATTTAAGCTCCCAAAGAACTCCTCTCTATTTGGTACCAGAAAGCTATTGGGAAGAAAAGTGGACAGTTGTACACAAAGAAGAAGAGCACAAGCAAAATAGCATACAGAAACAAACTTCAAAGCAAAGAAAAGGTTGGTCTGAGAAATTTAGGTTGCATCTTCCTAGAACCAAGCCTGATCCATTCCCATCTAAGGTTGATAATGGAAGAAAAGGTCCCAAGTTATCGGTTAGGAAAAAATTGTTGAAAGATTTGGCTCAGGAGCTTGGTTCTGATGAAGATGTAATTAAGCAGATTGGTGATGATAATGTACAGGAGAAAAATCCAGTTGCGGTGAATGTACAAGATGGTGACAATAGAGATGATTTAACTGAGGGAACGTGGTCAAGCAGAAATGCTGCTACTGAACAGAATGCTTCTATTTTCTCGGATCCCCCAAGTCCTATTGGCCATGCTGGTGATCCTGAAATTAGATCTGAAAGTAGTGTTGCATCAAACTTCTATGCAGATGAAAATAACGTTGATGCCAATAAAGGTGAGGTGTCCAGAACTAATCCAGGAAGCTCACCCATCCCTATTTTGGATTCAGCCTGTTTAAAATCTGAACCCAATGATGCCTCGGGGAACATATATACAACAGGCTTGAAGGAGCAGAGATTTCTTTCTGGTAAATTTCAGAGGTTGTGGAAATTTGGACAAAATGCTGATGAGGGAACGTCCGAAAGAAGTCGTCGGTGTGATTCCATAAAAGCTTGCAATGGTGGGAATAATCTGACCACTCCGGCTGAATCTTCTACAGCTGATGCATCTCATAACAATGAAATTATCAAAGGGGAAACTGTAGACGAGAATGTTATAGCTACATTGAGAAATCTTGGACAGTCAATGCGCGAGAATATCCAA GTGATTGAGTCTGAGTTCCAGCAAGATCAGGGTCATGTTGGGACCTTCGTGAACGTCTCTAAGAAGGATTCGGCTGGTAAAAGTCAAGGAACAGCCATGGCAGCTGTTGAGGAACTTTGGAAAATCAGCAACCTCTTATCAGAGATGTAA